In the Colletotrichum higginsianum IMI 349063 chromosome 7 map unlocalized unitig_7, whole genome shotgun sequence genome, one interval contains:
- a CDS encoding Mus38-like protein yields MPFRSFHWVCGPCFLFCQSTRTHITSIHQSGLSTPTLFIISHHPSPYFNFTTMATYYSLDNAISAFFETNTTATREQCDAFTLSRAGGQVNPVQIQGTFSYTVTAGTNKSKIFQFRIQDSSIDMEIMNLAKTVHPKLVADCKYHGTIGESRPIHIYEMDNIPGTAYIIARNLSVPQPTDAVSRQRSTVTDLASFFAQSWNNSQHLSQDNIDTLRREFSSKFELLTRSLPHRFASNLSRVRQVLPSLFSGTLPFVLSHGDLCEMNLLVNSKTGNITGIVDWAEAAILPFGFSLWGFENVLGYMDSEGWHYYDNRRELEDLFWQTFLEEARNASEVDLQFIRAARMIGLFCRYGFIVEGKVVKGVVDLSDASSLAYLDAFCTIDDWAPGAQAGSFALA; encoded by the exons ATGCCATTTCGTTCATTTCATTGGGTGTGTGGTCCGTGCTTCCTTTTTTGCCAAAGCACCAGAACCCACATCACATCAATTCACCAAAGTGGATTGTCAACGCCAACGCTCTTCATCATTTCTCATCATCCCTCGCCGTACTTCAATTTCACCACCATGGCTACTTACTACAGTCTCGACAACGCAATCAGTGCGTTTTTTGAAACCAACACAACTGCAACAAGAGAACAATGCGATGCATTTACCCTCTCTCGCGCTGGTGGGCAGGTCAACCCAGTGCAGATACAGGGGACGTTCAGCTATACTGTCACGGCAGGGACTAACAAGTCCAAAATCTTCCAGTTTCGAATCCAGGACTCCAGCATCGATATGGAAATCATGAACCTGGCCAAGACAGTTCATCCAAAACTTGTTGCTGACTGCAAATATCACGGAACCATTGGCGAATCGCGGCCCATCCACATCTACGAGATGGACAACATTCCTGGAACCGCTTACATTATTGCGCGCAATCTCTCTGTTCCTCAGCCAACTGATGCTGTTTCCCGGCAGCGCAGCACCGTGACAGACCTCGCGAG TTTCTTCGCGCAGTCATGGAACAATAGTCAACATTTGTCCCAAGACAATATAGACACTCTGCGGAGGGAGTTCAGCTCTAAGTTTGAACTTCTTACTCGATCACTTCCTCACCGTTTTGCGTCGAACCTGAGCAGAGTTCGACAAGTGCTCCCTTCGCTCTTCTCAGGGACACTTCCTTTCGTTCTCAGTCATGGCGACCTCTGCGAGATGAACCTCCTCGTAAACTCCAAAACCGGAAACATTACTGGGATTGTCGACTGGGCCGAAGCAGCAATCCTTCCATTCGGCTTTTCGCTGTGGGGGTTTGAGAATGTGCTAGGATATATGGATTCTGAGGGATGGCATTACTATGACAATCGCCGCGAACTTGAGGATCTCTTTTGGCAGACCTTTTTGGAGGAAGCCAGAAATGCCTCGGAGGTTGATTTGCAGTTCATCCGGGCTGCGAGGATGATTGGTCTGTTCTGCCGGTACGGCTTCATTGTAGAAGGAAAAGTTGTGAAAGGTGTGGTGGATCTGTCTGATGCTTCTTCCCTGGCGTATCTCGATGCATTCTGCACAATTGATGACTGGGCCCCTGGAGCGCAAGCAGGATCATTTGCGTTGGCGTAA
- a CDS encoding Aurora kinase 2 splicing, which yields MISSTYDPCLLLPSDDNADFGIVGMQTDDTIGLSDSLFDAREGDELAKASFSAKPKTYLSADEKLLFNGGIVAMASSDSTVITQRQKGQGTKLQLIDAKSPTAKQDYVQQRARGAYIASICQPEACFDLSTAAQQQDPTDEDIKNLNRRIEWQMKSLDRGLTFVPLDLASAKLFVFVDGSFANNRDMTSQLGFIIILGNEEPINGHEDAFTLTGNVVHYSSTKSKRVTRSVLASEIYGMVAGVDMAYAISSTLAMITKKLNLPPIPTIACTDSYSLYECLVKLGTTQEKRLMIDIMALRQSYERRELYEVRWIHGDDNLADAFTKATPNQALENFITTSSAQIRMEGWVARA from the coding sequence ATGATCTCATCAACCTATGATCCTTGTCTCCTGCTTCCCTCTGATGACAACGCAGACTTCGGCATAGTCGGTATGCAGACCGATGATACCATCGGCCTCTCCGACAGCTTGTTCGATGCCAGAGAGGGCGATGAGCTCGCCAAGGCATCGTTCTCGGCGAAGCCCAAGACGTACTTGAGCGCTGACGAGAAGCTCCTGTTCAACGGAGGAATCGTCGCGATGGCCTCATCCGACAGCACTGTCATTACGCAGAGGCAGAAAGGCCAGGGGACGAAGCTACAGCTGATCGACGCGAAGTCGCCGACTGCTAAGCAAGATTACGTCCAGCAGCGGGCACGTGGTGCCTACATTGCCTCCATCTGCCAACCCGAGGCATGCTTCGACCTGTCGACAGcggcccagcagcaggatcCGACCGATGAGGATATCAAGAACCTCAACCGAAGGATCGAGTGGCAGATGAAATCCCTCGATCGTGGCCTCACTTTCGTGCCCCTTGACCTGGCATCCGCAAAGCTCTTTGTGTTCGTGGATGGATCATTCGCTAACAATCGCGATATGACCTCACAGCTCggcttcatcatcatcctcggaAACGAAGAGCCGATCAACGGCCACGAGGATGCCTTCACCCTGACCGGCAACGTCGTTCACTACAGCTCAACGAAGTCCAAAAGAGTCACCAGAAGCGTGCTGGCCTCAGAGATCTATGGCATGGTGGCAGGCGTAGACATGGCCTATGCCATCTCATCCACACTGGCCATGATCACGAAGAAACTCAACCTCCCTCCTATACCCACAATCGCGTGTACAGACTCCTACTCACTGTACGAGTGCCTGGTCAAGCTGGGCACAACTCAGGAAAAGCGCCTGATGATCGACATCATGGCCCTTCGGCAGTCGTACGAGAGACGCGAGTTGTACGAAGTCCGATGGATCCATGGAGACGATAACCTGGCAGACGCCTTCACGAAGGCAACGCCCAACCAGGCCCTTGAGAACTTCATCACAACTTCATCAGCGCAGATACGAATGGAGGGATGGGTCGCCCGAGCCTGA
- a CDS encoding ankyrin has protein sequence MHVKTTMKSVCVPRRCGLCGFELQLGDNIVAVRRSDIKTSQPYKYSIVGFTDSVLGIDYAQCLGRCHHDEQRAGCHVDCIEITPDFTLAKVLEVTTPAFEPPVLADKRRIRWFQSRLAGILETTTRHLPHLPEEVRHNIAAWALDHRLTRRRLVIDCVNKRCAEKVSAVLSVKTSEKIYARHVEFEGVQYIAYLTNAASDDKDILLFDPTSPTSINSLFVANDHLGVRQLLFTDSSKQCTIEQEVGVWWRALKLESLGGRIQYHSDGLKLRDLKGEAMVLPKDCWGVPQLAPECVRFESIWNAEPSYHMSVESCNDPQTTAYSLCWNSQILMLHAHYVKENLDFYQSLRTTDETAIWQYMPLHADEVLTEIWKFNGPFRSAIGLLLVTNQGRSEFLGVQPRPNWSQSEWTLLDLPSDTTSRIYVETTTYGVRRLGFETPRPERRAQVPSFERPTSSYPIFRHGEYYAWNKAKLNEVVEIVPCRRHHRGRVITIGLLLHYTDGNSACVGQIRLDCLGEASSVDPASDGMTDDVELGMEVLRKSYKGMRSVNRLYNGIGGKVHIPRDHHRSPPSRERCSSPASATTASYGSTLAFETDPRLPESLPPYAEYLNEERSPRVRSDAAAAAIFAKSPAGGLAPPEYGNTEQPYDVLDMSPPAFCGEQDINTHATPKRKRSFAAVCSPGTTAKGASHPARIPPSTSLDSGDENNAARFLHLFELQRQQLEQQRQQLELQHEQIEHLQKNVGELQRWNKKLKGLHDELEADCLGLETLQDQANDAINNLPVEDLKANIGDTFKEDMCKLMKDSMAKQIVECVEAQADEVKRKIRQALQ, from the exons ATGCATGTTAAGACCACAATGAAATCTGTTTGCGTACCACGACGTTGCGGACTTTGTGGTTTTGAGCTTCAACTTGGCGACAACATTGTTGCAG TGCGGCGGTCCGACATCAAAACATCTCAACCTTACAAGTACAGCATTGTGGGCTTTACCGACAGTGTTCTGGGCATCGATTATGCCCAGTGTCTTGGGAGATGTCATCACGATGAGCAGAGAGCTGGCTGTCATGTTGACTGTATCGAGATCACGCCCGATTTTACACTCGCAAAGGTTCTTGAAGTGACCACACCTGCATTCGAGCCCCCCGTACTCGCAGACAAACGACGCATCCGCTGGTTTCAGTCTCGTTTAGCTGGAATACTCGAAACAACGACccgccatcttcctcatTTACCGGAGGAAGTCCGTCATAATATTGCAGCATGGGCCCTAGACCATCGACTGACCCGTCGTCGCTTGGTCATTGATTGTGTCAACAAAAGATGTGCGGAGAAAGTGAGCGCTGTTTTGTCCGTCAAGACTTCGGAGAAGATTTATGCCAGACACGTCGAATTTGAGGGCGTCCAATACATTGCCTACTTGACGAATGCAGCCAGCGACGACAAAGACATTCTTTTGTTCGATCCGACTTCGCCAACATCCATTAATAGCTTGTTTGTCGCAAACGATCATCTTGGTGTCCGGCAGCTGTTGTTTACCGATTCTTCAAAACAATGCACCATCGAACAGGAAGTGGGCGTTTGGTGGAGAGCATTGAAACTGGAAAGCCTCGGTGGCCGTATCCAGTACCATAGCGAT GGACTGAAATTGCGCGACCTCAAAGGTGAAGCAATGGTGTTACCAAAAGACTGTTGGGGCGTTCCACAACTTGCACCCGAGTGTGTTCGGTTTGAAAGCATATGGAATGCAGAGCCGAGCTACCACATGTCGGTTGAATCTTGTAACGATCCTCAGACCACAGCCTACTCACTATGCTGGAACTCACAAATCCTCATGCTGCATGCACACTACGTCAAAGAGAACCTTGACTTTTATCAAAGCTTACGAACCACGGACGAAACTGCTATATGGCAATACATGCCACTTCATGCAGACGAGGTATTGACAGAAATTTGGAAATTCAATGGGCCATTCAGAAGTGCAATTGGATTACTG TTAGTTACAAACCAGGGCCGCTCGGAATTCCTAGGGGTGCAGCCTCGGCCAAACTGGAGCCAATCTGAGTGGACTCTTCTTGACTTGCCGAGCGACACCACGAGCCGCATTTATGTCGAAACAACAACTTACGGTGTGCGGAGGTTAGGCTTCGAGACACCTCGGCCTGAGCGGCGAGCCCAAGTACCCAGTTTTGAGCGGCCAACCTCATCGTATCCGATCTTTCGTCATGGCGAGTACTATGCCTGGAACAAAGCCAAACTCAACGAAGTAGTTGAGATTGTCCCATGTCGACGCCATCATAGAGGAAGGGTTATCACCATCGGACTTCTACTACATTATACCGACGGAAACTCAGCTTGTGTTGGTCAAATCAGACTCGACTGCTTAGGAGAGGCTTCAAGTGTTGATCCTGCTT CCGACGGGATGACGGACGATGTCGAGTTGGGTATGGAAGTCCTGAGGAAGTCGTACAAGGGTATGCGGAGTGTGAATAGGCTTTATAATGGCATTGGCGGCAAAGTGCACATACCCCGTGACCATCACCGCTCTCCGCCCTCGAGGGAACGCTGCAGTTCTCCCGCCTCAgccacgacggcgtcgtACGGCAGCACCCTTGCCTTTGAGACTGACCCACGTCTCCCAGAGTCACTACCGCCGTATGCCGAATATCTGAATGAGGAACGGTCGCCGAGGGTCAGATCAgacgccgcagccgcggcCATTTTCGCCAAAAGTCCAGCTGGCGGCCTTGCCCCACCGGAGTACGGCAATACCGAACAGCCGTACGATGTGCTGGATATGTCCCCGCCCGCCTTCTGCGGAGAACAAGATATCAATACGCACGCAACCCCCAAAAGAAAACGTTCATTTGCCGCTGTCTGCTCGCCAGGAACGACTGCAAAAGGCGCCTCTCACCCTGCAAGAATACCGCCATCTACATCCTTGGACTCGGGCGACGAGAACAATGCAGCGCGTTTCCTGCATTTGTTTGAACTGCAGCGCCAACAACTTGAGCAGCAACGCCAACAACTTGAACTGCAACACGAACAGATTGAACATCTACAAAAGAATGTCGGGGAATTGCAGAGGTGGAACAAAAAGCTCAAGGGACTACATGATGAGTTGGAGGCCGACTGTTTAGGGCTGGAAACTCTTCAAGATCAAGCTAATGACGCCATCAACAATCTACCTGTTGAA GACTTGAAGGCAAACATTGGCGACACATTCAAAGAAGACATGTGCAAGTTAATGAAGGACAGCATGGCGAAACAAATAGTAGAGTGTGTCGAGGCCCAAGCAGATGAAGTAAAGAGGAAGATTCGCCAAGCCCTGCAATAG
- a CDS encoding Wac domain-containing protein — MVVSTTTVVMTSPSPLSWSHEQHPQLLSHDDYIDLRNIQDHQLKVEFTSVRCSIDLVRQELKNDIGFVKAQTQRLEAQNQRLEAQIRQSHAYMRNNALKNPTLPIRPVVVYRPEQGILEPELTRFPRNANEFYSLRDPQTNRHRSMLAYLAAFYDVQLRTADYPSEDDSSDDETFDCPDVIVEKLEDILGLNEDKFVKFRERARQLATQTPSKPTKRSQVFLPDEKSNFSPRRQRLEVRPIGAEDDRLHIHHTGGRQSPKSASSEGLTNARLGWGPRSTPSSRRLRINCIQEPESVSVAHGSQPETPKTESEIPEPKATVSESQTHAFTSPREP; from the coding sequence ATGGTCGTTTCCACTACCACCGTCGTCATGACATcaccctctcccctctcttgGTCTCACGAGCAGCATCCTCAGCTACTCTCGCACGACGATTATATCGACTTGCGCAATATCCAGGACCACCAGCTGAAAGTCGAGTTCACATCCGTTCGATGTTCTATCGACCTTGTGCGGCAAGAACTCAAAAACGACATCGGTTTCGTCAAGGCTCAGACGCAGCGCCTCGAAGCCCAGAACCAGCGCCTCGAAGCCCAGATCCGTCAATCACATGCCTACATGCGGAATAACGCGTTGAAGAATCCAACTCTCCCCATCCGCCCTGTCGTTGTGTATCGCCCTGAACAAGGCATCCTCGAACCCGAACTCACACGATTTCCCCGAAACGCAAACGAGTTTTATTCCTTGAGGGACCCTCAAACGAATCGACACCGGTCGATGTTAGCTTATCTCGCTGCCTTCTACGATGTTCAACTTAGAACTGCAGACTATCCTTCAGAAGACGACAGTAGCGACGACGAAACATTTGACTGCCCGGATGTTATTGtggagaagctggaggacATCCTTGGCTTGAACGAAGATAAATTTGTCAAGTTTCGGGAAAGAGCACGCCAATTAGCAACGCAGACCCCCTCCAAACCTACCAAACGCTCGCAGGTTTTCCTCCCCGACGAGAAATCAAACTTTAGTCCACGCCGACAGAGACTTGAGGTGCGTCCGATCGGCGCCGAAGATGACAGGCTACACATTCACCATACCGGAGGCCGCCAAAGTCCCAAAAGCGCCTCTTCAGAAGGCTTGACCAATGCCCGTCTCGGATGGGGGCCCCGCTCAACCCCTTCCTCGCGACGACTCCGAATAAACTGTATTCAAGAGCCCGAGTCTGTGTCTGTCGCACATGGATCTCAACCCGAGACACCGAAGACTGAATCCGAGATACCCGAGCCTAAGGCGACAGTTAGCGAAAGCCAGACACATGCGTTCACGAGTCCGCGGGAACCATAG